Part of the Yersinia hibernica genome, GCTGCCGGGCTGCGGCCCTGTGTGCCGCGGTAGGCAGCCACTATTACTCTGGTTTTGCACAAGCTATCGCCGCCAGCCCACCGCCCATCACTCGCCTACTGCCCAATGCTGAAAAACATCAGATACTCCGCGCGCGTTTCGCCAAATTTAAGCGCATTGCCGAGGCCTTAAGTTCGGTGCTGTAGCCGCACAATATTCAGAATTTCGCGGTAAAACTCCCCTAGATAGCAGAGCTATCTGCTGGCGGTCGGCCAGTGTCCCATCATCATGCTGCCAGAGCCATCGATAAGTACGGAAAATGAGATCCACCCTTTATAAAGAGGGTGGAGCCGTCGCTTAGCGCTGACAATTTATAGTAAGATCATGACCAAAGTCATAGACCCCGTTTTTTGGGGCATTGCTAAAAATAGACCGGCTTAGTTCTGCTAATGATTGTTTCTGTTATCGAACGCTTTCGCTAACTGATGTTGAATGTGAGAAAAATATGTCAAACAAACCGTTCCACTATCAGGATCCCTTCCCGCTCAAGGAAGACGATACTGAGTATTACCTTGTCAGTAATAATCATGTCTCGGTTGCACAGTTTGAAGGCCACGACATGCTCAAAGTCGAGCCAGAAGCCCTGACTCTCCTCGCCCAACATGCTTTCCACGACGCCTCATTTTTGCTCCGCCCCGCTCACCAAAAACAAGTTGCCGCGATTTTGGATGACCCACAAGCGAGCGAAAATGACCAATATGTTGCTCTGCAATTCCTGCGCAATTCAGAGATCTCGGCCAAAGGGATTTTACCGACCTGCCAGGATACCGGCACCGCCATTATCGTCGGGAAAAAAGGCCAACGTGTCTGGACTGGCGGTAATGATGCCCAAGCGCTTTCCCGTGGCGTGTATAACACTTTTATTGAAGATAACCTGCGCTACTCGCAAAACGCGGCGTTGGACATGTACAAAGAAGTGAATACCGGCACCAACCTGCCCGCACAAATCGACCTGTACAGCACTGAGGGCGAGGATTACAAATTCCTGTTTGTCACCAAAGGCGGCGGCTCCGCGAATAAAACCTATCTGTATCAGGAAACCAAAGCGCTGTTGTCTCCGGGCAAGTTGAAAGACTATCTGGTTGAGAAAATGCGCAGCTTAGGAACAGCGGCCTGCCCGCCATACCATATCGCCTTTGTTATCGGCGGCACCTCGGCTGAAAGCACCCTGAAAACCGTCAAGCTGGCTTCAACCAAATATTACGATGGTTTGCCAACACAGGGGAATGAGCACGGCCAAGCATTCCGCGACATTCAACTGGAGCAAGAATTGCTGGCAGCCGCGCAGGATTTAGGTCTGGGCGCGCAATTTGGCGGCAAATACTTTGCTCATGATGTGCGGGTGGTGCGGCTGCCGCGCCATGGCGCATCCTGCCCGGTCGGCATGGGGGTATCTTGCTCCGCCGACCGCAATATCAAAGGCAAAATTAACCGCCAAGGTATCTGGCTGGAAAAACTGGAGCAAAATCCAGGCAAATATATTCCTGAGCATTTGCGCCACAGCACTGAGGGCAAAGTGGTTAAAATCGACCTTAACCGCCCAATGCCGGAGATTCTAGCAGAGCTGTCGCAGTATCCGGTTTCGACCCGCTTATCATTAACCGGCACGATTATTGTTGGCCGTGATATTGCCCATGCCAAATTAAAAGAGCGGCTGGACAATGGCGAGGGTTTGCCGCAATACATTAAAGACCACCCCATCTACTATGCAGGGCCGGCCAAAACCCCAGAAGGTTATGCTTCGGGTTCACTTGGCCCAACCACTGCCGGGCGCATGGACTCGTATGTCGACCTGCTGCAATCCCATGGCGGCAGCATGATAATGCTAGCAAAAGGTAACCGCAGCCAACAAGTGACAGATGCCTGTCACAAGCACGGCGGCTTCTATTTAGGCAGCATCGGCGGCCCAGCCGCAGTTTTGGCGCAAAACAGCATTAAGAGTCTGGAATGTGTGGAATATCCTGAATTAGGGATGGAAGCCATCTGGAAAATTGAAGTGGAAGACTTCCCGGCCTTTATCTTGGTGGATGATAAAGGTAATGATTTCTTCCAACAGATTCAGGCCTCGAAATGTAACCGCTGCGGTTAACATCAAAAATCCAGCCTCGGTGGTGGCGCCGGGGTTGGATTCATGAAAGATAAAAAACTGACTAAAAAGCAGACAAGCATTGGAATAATTTTCAAGCACCCTACTGGTGCAATTTATTAACCTGCACCGCCATACTTCGCCGGCTCCGCGACAACAATCCCCCAGCTTTATCATTACTCACCCGCAGTTAGCACTCACGGCCCTGGATGGGATTCATGAGCCATTTTTGTGCAACACAAAGCCCTGATTTAGTGCAACAGTTTTCAATTTTACTATTTGATTTTTATTGAAAATTCTTCGTTGACAACCACGCGAAATGCTTTTTATAGTGACCCTGACTTCTCCGCAAGAACGCCAACGTTGTCGGCTTGTGGTTATGGCAATAGAGCCCTCGCAATGTCATCTGACTTTGCCGGGCTTTTTTTTTGGCTTTTTTTCAGACCCACATTTTTTAACCAATGCCAGGGGTATTTACTTATGTCTAGAATAAAATGGTCCAGAATAAAATGTCATCACGCCGCACTCTCAATCGCGATGGCCGCAGCCTTTGCTGTGACCTACTCAGGAATGGCCACGGCGGCAGAAAAACCGGTAAAAATTGGTTTATTGGAAGATGCATCCGGTAACTTTGCCTTACCGGTTATCCCCAAAATTCATGCCACAGAACTGGCGGTAGAAGAAATTAATGCCAAAGGCGGCATACTCGGACGCCAAATCGAATTGGTCAAATACGATACGCAATCCGATAACACCCGCTTTCAACAAATGGCGCGCCGCTTAATTAAAAATGACAAAGTGGATGTGATATTCGGGGCATTCTCCAGTGCTTCGCGTGAAGCTATTCGCCCGATAATGGATCGCGAAAAACAGCTTTATTGGTATAACAATCAGTATGAAGGCGGAGTATGTGACTCCAATGTTTTCGTCACCGGCGCAGTGCCAGAGCAGCAATTCTCAACTTTGATCCCGTGGATGATGGAGAAATACGGCAAAAAAGTTTACACCATTGCCGCTGACTATAATTTTGGGCAAATCTCTGCCGAATGGGTGCGCAAAATTGTTGAAGAGAATGGCGGCACCATGGTCGGTGAAGAGTTTATCCCACTGAGTGTGTCGCAATTTGGCCAAACCATTCAAAACATTCAGAAAGCCAAACCTGACTTCGTGATGACCTTGCTGGTTGGGGCGAACCAATCCTCCTATTATGAGCAGCAAGCAGCGGCAAAACTGAATTTGCCGATGGGCAGTTCTGTTAATGTCGGCCAAGCTTATGAGCATAAACGTTTTAAAGCCCCAGCACTGAAAGACATGTATATCACGGCTAACTACATTGAAGAGGTGGATAGCCCGGCCAGTAATGATTTCAAACAACGTTTCCACGCCAAATTCCCGGACGAGCCTTACATTAATCAGGAAGCCGCCAATGCCTACGACGCGGTTTACCTCTACAAAGCCGCAGTTGAGAAAGCGGGCAGCACTGAGATGGATGCCGTACGTAAGTCACTGGAAAGTGGCGATATCTGTACTGACGGCCCATCAGGAAAAGTCTGTATCGATCCGAAAAGCCATCATTTAAGCCACACCATTTATCTGGCTCACGTCAAAGACGACCACTCCATTGAAATCCCTAAAGTCTGGGCGGACATCAAGCCGTATTGGTTAGGTGAAGCTGGCTGTAACTTGCCGGTGAAACCGGATAACAGCCAATACACCCCATCATCTCCGCCGAAAAAAGCCTAAATCTGGCTTCTTTGTAGGGAAGTGACCGTCAGTGGCGGGCTTCCCTGTGTTCTCCATTTTCAATGGTGTCATTCAGGACACCGGGGATTGCCAAACGATGTTAACGCTATCCTTTCTTTATTCGGTGATTTATCAGTTTGGCGATAACTTCGCCTATCTGGTGCTGGCAGCACTGGGGCTGGCGGTTATTTTTGGCATGATGGGCGTGATTAATCTGGCACATGGCGAATTCATTATGTGTGGGGCTTACGTCACCATTCTGATGAATAAAGCGGGCCTGCCGCTGCCCTTTGCCATGCTGGCCGGCACCTTGGCTGCGGCGTTCTTTGGCGGGGTAGTCGAGCGCCTGGTGGTGCGCCATCTCTATGGCCGATTGTATGACTCAGTGGTCGCAACCTGGGCTATCAGCCTGATTGTACAGCAAAGTATGCTGCTGATTGCCGGCCCCTCATTAGAGGGGTTGTCAACGCCGTTCGGCTCTTTCACCCTCGGTGAATACTCCTTTGCCACTTATCGCGCGTTGCTGCCCTTCTTCGCCATTGCCATCTTAATGGTGCTCTATTGGTTGTTTTTCCACACCAATTACGGCGTCTGCGCCAGGGCCACCATCCAAAACGCCCGCATGGCCTCCTGCCTGGGGTTAGAAACGGGCCGTATTTATACACTGACATTCGCACTGGGTGCGGGGCTGGCCGGGCTGGCGGGAGCAATTTATGCCCCAACACTGACCGCCGTTCCCACCATGGGCAGCAGCTTTATTGTGCAAGCCTTTGTTTCGGTTGTGGTTGGTGGCGCAAATGTGCTGGTTGGCACCATTCCTGCAGCGATTGCCTTAGGCGCGATACAGACCGGGCTGAATTCCTGGTATGGGCAACTGGCCGGGCAAATTGGTTTACTGGTCACCGCAGTGTTGGTTATCCGCTTATTACCCAACGGGGTTGGCAGCCTATTTACCCGTAACCGCTAGGAGCTGAATGTGACTACGAATTCTTTTCATTTATCGACGGCAAAGCACCGCTCGCCGTTCACTACTCGGCGGATGGCACTGCTTATTCTGGTGGGTGCACTGGCGCTGCCGTTAGTGGTTGATAGTGCCATGATAGGCGATTTCTCCTACTTCCTGCTGTGGACTTTCTGTGCCATCGGGCTGGCCGCAATGTGGGGGCATGGCGGTATTTTATCTTTCGGCCAAACCGCGTTCTTTGGTCTTGCCGGTTATACCTACGGCGTGATGACGCTGAATTTTGGCGACGGTGTGCTCGCCACCTGGTCAGGCCTCGTCATGGCATTGTTGGTGGCCGCAGCCGTGGCCGCCGCTCTGGGCTATTTGATGTTTTACGGCGGGGTAACCGGCATTTTTATCGGCATTGTGACCCTGTCTTTCACTCTAGTCTTGGAAACCTTTATGTCACAAACTGCAGGCCCGCAGTGGGCTATCGGTAGCGCGCGACTGAATGGTTTTAATGGCATGTCAGGCATGCCGCCCCTCTCCCTGCCATGGTTTGACGGCGAGTTACTGACACTGGAGGGCAATGCATTCTATTACCTGATTATCTTGTTACTTGCCGGGGTCTATTGGGGGGTGCGGCGGTTATTGCGCTCTAATTTTGGCCTGACGCTGGCCTCTATTCGTGAGAACCCGCGCCGGGCAGAAATGCTTGGGATTGATATTCGCCGCTACCAATTACTGGTGTTTGTGCTCGGTGGCGTGCTCTCCGGGCTATCCGGCGCGCTATATACCCTGTGGGGGTCTTACATTACGCCATCGTCCATGGGGCTGACTGCCGCAGCCATGCCGGTTATCTGGGTGGCAACCGCCGGGCGTAAGAATATTTTCGGCACGGTGGTCATCACCGCCCTGTTGGTGTGGTTATCCCAATGGTTGGCGATTTATGGCAGTGAATACGCCATGATTTTACTCGGTGCCATTCTGCTGTTTGTGGTGCTGGCCGCACCCAATGGCTTATTACCTTGGCTGGCCGAGAAAATCACCCGCTGGTCTGCCCCCCGCCTGAAAAAAGGGGAATCGCTATGAATCAGCTAGCACCAGAGTTGATCCTCGAAACCCGTGGCCTGAGTAAGCGCTTTGGTGGCATTCAGGTTATCAATCAAGTTGATTTACAAATACGTCGCGGTGAAGTGCGTTGTGTCATTGGCCCGAATGGCGCGGGGAAAAGCACTTTTTTCAAATTGCTGACCGGTGAACACATTCCCAGTGATGGGGATATTCGTTTCTTCAATCGCCGGCTGAATACCTTAGCCCCCTTCCAGCGCATTCGAATGGGCATGAGCATTAAGTTCCAGATCCCCGGCATCTTCCCTGAACTGACGGTGGAACAACATTTGCAATTATCACTCAGCCATTTACGCCCTGAAGTTCGCGCGCAAGCAGTCAGTGTCGATGAGCTATTAGAGCGCTTTAAACTCACCACGGAATACCACCAGCTGGCCGGTAATTTGTCTCACGGTAAAAAACAGTGGCTGGAAATTGCCATGGCGGTGTCACTCCAGCCAACTTTACTGATGCTCGATGAACCGGTGGCGGGCTTATCTATCGATGAAACCTATCTCACTGGCGAGTTGATTAAGCAGATGCAAAGTGACGGCCTGACACTGATGGTGGTGGAGCACGACATGACATTCGTGCGCCAGATTGCCTCGCAGGTCACCGTCCTCCATGGCGGGCAGGTTTTTGCTGACGGTAATGCAGCTGAAGTGCTGGCGCGCGAGGATGTGGCGGATATCTATTTGGGGAAAGCGGTATGAATAACGTGGTGTTACAAATAGAGGCGCTGACCGGCGGTTATGGCGGCGGACAAGTGCTCAATGGCGTCACCCTGCAACTGCATGCAGCCGAGGTCTTGGGCCTGATTGGCCGCAATGGGGTGGGGAAAACCACACTGATGCGCGCCTTAATGGGTGCCGTGCCCGCCAAACAGGGCCGCATTATTTTAGCTGATGACATTGATATCACCCAGGCCACACCGCAGCGCCGTGCTCGCCTGGGTATTGGCTATGTGCCGCAAGGGCGCGAAGTGTTCGCCGGTTTGACTGTAGCGGAGAATCTGCAAGTGGGAATGCAGTTTGTCCGTGAACACCGTGAGTTTGCTAAAGACCTGTTAGAGCGGGTGCTCGACTACTTCCCCATTTTGCGCCAAAGACTCAAACAAAAAGCCGGCACCATGAGTGGTGGCGAACAACAGCAATTGGCTATCGCCAGAGCATTGGTCGGCTCCCCCAAAGTCTTGCTGCTCGATGAGCCCTCCGAGGGGGTTCAGCCCTCTATCGTCAATATCATCGCCGACACATTAGTGCGAATTGCGCGCGAGCTACATGTGGCGGTGATTTTGGTCGAACAGGATATCGCGATGATCCAGCGGGCTGCACAACGTTGTGCGGTGATGGATAAAGGTCAAGTGGTAGAAACCCTGTCACAACAACAACTTTCTGATGATCTTTTAATGCGCCGTCATCTGGCTCTGTAACCAAATGCCCTTATTACGTGGAGAATTACTAATGAAATGGCTAGAAGAATCAATCATGGTCAAACGCGGTGTCGGTGCGGGACGTAAACCGGTGACTCACCATTTGACGGAAGAAATGCAGAAAGAATTCCACTACACCATCGGCCCCTACTCGACGCCAGTGCTGACCATTGAGCCCGGTGACCGAGTCATTGTGGATACGCGCGATGCCTTTGAAGGGGCGATTAACTCCGAGCAAGATATCCCAAGCCAACTGCTCAAAATGCCGTTTCTCAACCCACAAAATGGCCCAATCATGGTCAACGGAGCCGAGAAAGGGGATGTGATTGCGGTCTACATTGAATCCATGCTGCCACGTGGTGTTAATCCGCACGGTATCTGCGCCATGATCCCGCACTTTGGCGGGCTAACCGGCACAGATTTGACCGCCATGCTCAATGACCCGCTGCCAGAAAAAGTGCGCATGATTAAGCTCGACAGTGAAAAGGTCTACTGGAGCGAGCGCCATACCCTGCCCTACAAGCCGCACATTGGCACCTTAAGTGTGTCACCGGAAATTGACTCCATCAATTCACTGACTCCGGATAATCACGGCGGGAATATGGATGTGCCAGATATCGGGCCGGGCAGTATTACCTATCTGCCGGTGCGCGCCCCTGGTGGCCGTTTATTTATTGGCGACGCCCATGCTTGCCAAGGGGATGGAGAGATTTGCGGCACCGCGGTGGAGTTTGCCTCAATAACCACCATCAAAGTGGATTTGATTAAAAACTGGCAGCTCTCCTGGCCGCGCATGGAGAATGCCGAAACCATCATGAGTATCGGCAGCGCCCGCCCCTTAGAGGATGCCACCCGCATTGCTTATCGTGACCTAATTTACTGGTTAGTAGCCGATTTTGGCTTCGAGCAATGGGATGCTTACATGCTGCTCAGTCAATGCGGCAAAGTGCGGTTGGGTAACATGGTCGACCCTAAATACACCGTCGGCGCGATGCTTAATAAAGCGCTATTGGCACCATAATTCCTACCCCGGTGTAAGCCGGGGCCTTTTTCACGTTTGCTCAATCGCCATTTAAACTGACATAAGCAGGTGCATATGGGTTCAGAGACACCGGTCAATATTGGCTTGCTGTACTCCTTCAGTGGTGTCACAGCGGCCCAAGAACTATCGCAATGGCGCGGTGCGACACAGGCTATTGCCGAAATTAACCAACATGGCGGCATCAATGGCAGGCCACTAAAAGCAATTCATTTTGACCCACAATCTGACGATGCACAGTTCCGCGCCCTCGCCGAGCAATTAATCGTCGAGCACGAGGTGAATGTGATTTTTGGCGGCTATACCTCCAGCAGCCGCAAAGCAATGTCACCGGTGGTAGAAAAATATCGTCGGCTGCTGTTCTATTCGCAACTGTATGAAGGATTTGAGTTTTCCGAGAATATTTTCTATGGCGGCGCGGCTCCCAACCAGAACTGTGTGCAATTGGCCGACTATCTGAGCGGGCAGTTTGGCGCGCGGGTCTATTTGATTGGCTCGCGCTATATTTACCCCTACGAATGTAATCGCAATATGCAGGAGTTAATTCTGCAACGCCATGACGGCGCAGTGATTGGCGAGCGCTATCTGGATCTGAATGCGCCTTATGAGGCTTTTTTGCCCATCATCGAGGAGATAGCCAAAAAGCAGCCCGATTTCATCTTCAGCACCGTGGTCGGGCAGACCGTTCCTTTCTTATATCAAGCTTACCAAGCTGCGGGATTAGACCCTAGCCGCATGCCTATTGGCAGCCTGAATACATCAGAAACTGAGATTGCCATTATGGGGGCCGAAGCCGCACAAGGCCATTTCAGCTCTGCCCCCTACTTCCAAAGCATTTGCACGAAAGCGAATCAATCAGCGCTCAAGCAATTCCATCAACAATTCGGGCCAGAATTCACCACGGATATGAATTGGGAAGCCACTTACAGCCAAGTGCATCTCTTCGCTAAAGCCATGGCCGAGTGTGGCAGTGACCACATCTATCCGCTGTCTGCCGCACTGCGCGGGAGCCAATTTGATGCCCCACAAGGTCGCATTCGTATTGACCCGCTGAATCAACACACTGGCTTATATCCGCGCATTGGTGTGGCGAATGAAAATGGGCAATTTACCATCGTGCAAGAGTCGCGCCGTATTGTTGAACCCGACCCCTATATGACCAACCAGATTCAGGGCGATTGGGTGACGAAACTCACGACAGTGGGGTATCCGCATGCGACCTAGCGACAGCAGAATCAGTGCGACAGCCTTATTACTCAGCCGCGGGATCCGCTGTGTGGTATTACACCCCGATGACGAAGACGGCGAGACACTCACGAATCATTTACGCCGCATGGGGTTTAAGGTGCAAGCCTTCTGGCCCATCCCTGAGCAGCTGCCCGCAGATACTGACCTGATTTTCTATGCATTACAGTCAGATAACCCCGAGCCGGACGTGTCATGGCTCGACCACCATAAGCATGCCCTGATAGCGGTAATTGCTTATGAAAACCCAACATTTATTGATCAAGCCCTCAATATGGGGGCCGGAAGCACCATCACCACCCCGATTCGAGCCTCTGGTTTACTGTCAGCCATGGTGCTTGCTTTGCATCATGCCCAACAGCAGCGGCAGATGAGCGCCCAGATTGAACGGCTGGAAAAAAAAGTGCTGGGGATCCGCCAAGTCAGTGAAGCCAAAGCCATCCTGATGCGGATGCACAGTATTGGTGAAGAACAAGCTTATGAAATCCTGCGCCATCAGGCCATGGATAAACGCATTACCGTCGAAGAGATCTCATGCTCATTAATTCAGGCCAATGATATTTTTTCCTGGACGACACCCGGCGCGGCCAACAGCCGAAAGAATTGAGTTTAAATTGCCCGGTATTTTCTCAACATAGTATTCATTATTTATGAGGATAATCATGTCAATAGCACCGTATCTTGCCGCTGCAATCCAGTTCGAACCCTTGATGTTTGCCAAAGAAGCCAATGTGCGCCAATTACTGGCATTAGTAGAACAAGCAGCACAAAAAGGTGCACGCCTGATTACCACGCCAGAAATGGCGACCACCGGTTATTGTTGGTTTGACCGGCAAGAAATCGCGCCCATGGTGGAAACCGTACCGGGAGAAAGCACCGCCCGCTTTACTGAATTAGCACAGCGTTATCAATGCTATATCGTGCTGGGGATGCCGGAAATTGACTCACAAACAGCCCTCTATTACAACAGTGCCGTCCTTATCGGGCCACAAGGTGTTGTTGGCTGCCATCGTAAAAGCCACCCCTATATTTCAGAACCCAAATGGGCAGCCGCAGGGGACGTCGGGCATCAAGTCTTTGATACCCCGCTGGGGCGTATTGGCATGCTGGTCTGTATGGATATTCATTTTCCCGAAACTGCGCGCTTGCTGGCACTGGACGGTGTTGACGTCATTTGCCACATCAGCAACTGGCTGGCAGAGCGCACGCCCGCCCCTTACTGGATAAGCCGAGCCATGGAAAATGGCTGTTATCTGCTGGAAAGTAACCGCTGGGGATTAGAGCGCGGCGTCCAATTTAGCGGGGGCAGCTGTATTATTGCACCCGATGGCAACATTGCTGCCGTGGTGGACAATGGCGATGGGATTGCCTACGCCAAGATTGATATCAACCGCAGCCGTCAGCGCCAAGTGATGGGCGAGTTAGTATTCGAGCAGCGCCGCCCAGACCATTATCACACACTACTAAGTGACAGTTTTTTGTGGAACCCACAAGATTTCTTTGGCCTTTACGGGCAACAGCCCCTCCCCCCGGGCAAACAGAGCCGTATCACTGTGGCGCAGTTCTCCTCAACCGAACAAGTGGCGGACAACTTGGCGACCATTACCGCCATGACGGAGGAGGCGGTTGCACAACAAGGTAGCGAGCTAATTGTATTCCCAGAACTCGCCCTGACCGGTTATCACTCTGGTGCGGCTCATGCTCAAACCCCGCAAAGCCCCGCAGTGCAAGCATTAGCCCGTTTATCTATGAAATTGCGAGTGTATCTGGTGGTGGGAATGGCCGAAAAACAACAGGATAAATGCTATAACACCCAGCTGCTGTTTGGGCCAGAGGGCGTCATTGGCTGCTATCGGCAAATACATCTTTCTCAAGCATGCCGGCAGTGGGCCAGTGCAGGGGATCACTGGCGCGTATTTGACACCGCCCTCGGCAGGATAGGATTACTGTTGGGCCATGACGCGCTGTTACCCGAATCGGCCCGTATTTTAGCCCTAATGGGATGCGATATTATTGCCTGTTCCGCAGCACTCTCGGCCGGTTTCACCGCCGCCCATACGGGCAGTTCCGTCGTGCAAAATTACCCCATCCCCACTGGGGCCGACCCGCTACATTGGCACTTATTCCGAACCCGTGCGGGGGAAAATAATCTTTATTTGGCCTTTTCTAATACCATTGATGGCACCACTGGACAAGGAGGATATAGCGGAATATTCGGGCCAGAAACATTCACTTTCCCGCGCCTTGAACGGCTGCTTTGGCAAGAGTCACGCGCGGTCACGCAAATCATTGATACGCGGTCTATGGCCGGCAGTGCTTATCCAACCAATGTGGTGCGCCGAAAAGATTTGGTCGCCATGCGCCAGCCCCATCACTATAAGCCGCTGCTAAATTAAGCGGCTGTCGCGAAAACTCCCGGTTAATGATGCCGGGAGTTGTAAGTTATAATCTCAATCTGCACATATGTGCAGAGCCCACCACATCACACAAAATAAAAATGTGATCAAAATCCAAAATTTGTTCAGAATAAAGTGGGTGAACACAAAAACCACTTTCCTATTTATTTAATATAAATCAATCCATTAAATATATTTGCACAGGTGTGCAATATCTGAAATTAATTCCAGTGCCGATATTAGTGAATTATTGTGCAACTTAGATAGAGGGCATTATTTTGTGCTTTTGACTTAAAAAATAGAAAGTGATTATATCAAGTCATAGATAACTTAATGACATTTGCACAAATGTGCAAGAGGCTGAAATGGAAAAGAGCGACGATCTGCGCCTAATGGTGAAAATTGCACA contains:
- a CDS encoding nitrilase-related carbon-nitrogen hydrolase, translated to MSIAPYLAAAIQFEPLMFAKEANVRQLLALVEQAAQKGARLITTPEMATTGYCWFDRQEIAPMVETVPGESTARFTELAQRYQCYIVLGMPEIDSQTALYYNSAVLIGPQGVVGCHRKSHPYISEPKWAAAGDVGHQVFDTPLGRIGMLVCMDIHFPETARLLALDGVDVICHISNWLAERTPAPYWISRAMENGCYLLESNRWGLERGVQFSGGSCIIAPDGNIAAVVDNGDGIAYAKIDINRSRQRQVMGELVFEQRRPDHYHTLLSDSFLWNPQDFFGLYGQQPLPPGKQSRITVAQFSSTEQVADNLATITAMTEEAVAQQGSELIVFPELALTGYHSGAAHAQTPQSPAVQALARLSMKLRVYLVVGMAEKQQDKCYNTQLLFGPEGVIGCYRQIHLSQACRQWASAGDHWRVFDTALGRIGLLLGHDALLPESARILALMGCDIIACSAALSAGFTAAHTGSSVVQNYPIPTGADPLHWHLFRTRAGENNLYLAFSNTIDGTTGQGGYSGIFGPETFTFPRLERLLWQESRAVTQIIDTRSMAGSAYPTNVVRRKDLVAMRQPHHYKPLLN